The proteins below come from a single Streptomyces sp. B3I8 genomic window:
- a CDS encoding amidohydrolase has product MSPESEADIPGNAVLPGALPAALHAELVAFRRDLHMHPELGNQEFRTTAAIKARLEKAGLAPRVLDSGTGLVCDIGETGERAGGPILALRADIDALPIPDTKADCAYRSTVPDRAHACGHDVHTTVVLGTALVLAGMHREGRLPRGVRMIFQPAEEVLPGGASDVIASGALDGVGRIIAVHCDPKVDAGRIGLRYGAITSACDRVEIALDGPGGHTARPHQTTDLVTAVARVALDVPALVRNRVDARSGLSVTWGRIESGHAPNVIPQHAELSGTVRCLDLDAWRIAPDVVHAAVDEIANMYRAKSEINYIRGVPPVVNDPVVAELLRDAMTARRGADSVEDTSQSLGGEDFSWYLEHVPGAMARLGVRRPGDLTARDLHQGDFDADEHAITVGVEMFTAAALLHPDH; this is encoded by the coding sequence ATGTCCCCAGAGTCCGAGGCCGACATCCCGGGGAACGCTGTGCTCCCCGGCGCGCTGCCCGCCGCCCTGCACGCCGAACTCGTGGCCTTCCGCCGCGATCTGCACATGCACCCCGAGCTCGGCAACCAGGAGTTCCGTACGACCGCCGCGATCAAGGCCCGGCTCGAGAAGGCGGGGCTCGCGCCACGTGTCCTCGACAGCGGGACCGGGCTCGTCTGCGACATCGGTGAGACCGGGGAACGGGCCGGCGGCCCGATCCTCGCCCTGCGCGCCGACATCGACGCGCTGCCCATCCCGGACACCAAGGCCGACTGCGCCTACCGCTCCACCGTCCCCGACCGCGCCCACGCCTGCGGCCACGACGTGCACACCACCGTCGTCCTCGGCACCGCGCTCGTGCTCGCCGGGATGCACCGCGAGGGCCGGCTGCCGCGCGGCGTACGGATGATCTTCCAGCCCGCGGAGGAGGTGCTGCCCGGCGGCGCCTCCGACGTCATCGCCTCCGGTGCCCTCGACGGCGTCGGCCGCATCATCGCCGTGCACTGCGACCCGAAGGTCGACGCCGGCCGCATCGGCCTGCGCTACGGGGCCATCACCTCCGCCTGCGACCGCGTCGAGATCGCCCTCGACGGCCCCGGCGGCCACACCGCGCGCCCGCACCAGACCACCGACCTCGTCACCGCCGTCGCCCGCGTCGCCCTCGACGTGCCCGCGCTGGTGCGCAACCGGGTCGACGCCCGCAGCGGGCTCTCCGTCACCTGGGGCCGCATCGAGTCCGGCCACGCCCCCAACGTCATCCCCCAGCACGCCGAGCTCTCCGGAACCGTACGGTGCCTGGACCTCGACGCCTGGCGGATCGCGCCCGACGTCGTGCACGCCGCGGTCGACGAGATCGCGAACATGTACCGTGCCAAGTCCGAGATCAACTACATCCGGGGCGTCCCGCCGGTCGTCAACGACCCCGTCGTCGCCGAACTGCTGCGCGACGCGATGACCGCCCGGCGCGGCGCCGACTCCGTCGAGGACACCTCGCAGAGCCTCGGCGGCGAGGACTTCTCCTGGTACCTGGAGCACGTGCCGGGCGCGATGGCCCGCCTCGGCGTGCGCCGGCCCGGTGACCTGACCGCCCGCGACCTGCACCAGGGCGACTTCGACGCGGACGAGCACGCCATCACCGTCGGCGTGGAGATGTTCACCGCGGCGGCGCTGCTGCACCCGGACCACTGA
- a CDS encoding cytidine deaminase yields MSDVDWEALREAARAAMSRAYAPYSGYPVGVAALVDDGRTVTGCNVENASYGIGLCAECGLVSELRNSGGGRLTHFVCVDGHGESLVPCGRCRQLLYEFGGPDMLLETPAGILPLSEMLPQAFGPGHLVG; encoded by the coding sequence GTGTCCGACGTCGACTGGGAGGCCCTGCGGGAGGCGGCGCGCGCGGCGATGTCGCGCGCCTACGCCCCCTACTCGGGCTACCCGGTCGGCGTCGCCGCCCTGGTGGACGACGGGCGCACGGTCACCGGCTGCAACGTGGAGAACGCCTCCTACGGGATCGGGCTGTGCGCGGAGTGCGGGCTCGTCTCCGAGCTGCGCAACAGCGGGGGCGGGCGGCTGACGCACTTCGTGTGCGTGGACGGACACGGCGAGAGCCTGGTGCCGTGCGGCCGCTGCCGGCAGCTCCTGTACGAGTTCGGCGGGCCGGACATGCTCCTGGAGACCCCGGCGGGCATCCTGCCGCTGTCCGAGATGCTGCCGCAGGCCTTCGGCCCGGGCCACCTGGTCGGCTGA
- a CDS encoding ABC transporter permease, producing the protein MSTATLTKPQAKRPGRSGRRLSLPVLLLVIAGVLVLTSAVRLITGADGITSTGQMSTALRLAVPIGLAGLGGLWAERAGVVNIGLEGMLILGTWFGAWAGYQWGPWTGVAFGIIGGVLGGILHAVATVTFNVNHIVSGVAINILALGTTRYLSKFTFEGVPQGSSKQSPPIDSLGTFDIPGLSSGLNTLNGKHWFLVSDLAGLVGGLITDLSPLTVIAVALVPLSWWVLWRTAFGLRLRSCGENPVAAESLGVNVYKYKYLAVLISGGFAGLGGAFLSIVASNVYLDGQTAGRGYIGLAAMIFGNWMPGGLALGAGLFGYTDSLNLRGGTTNVHALILLLAILLVFGAAYLVWRKRHVPAAATAVVAVLMFLWYVSTDDVPRQVVTATPYVVTLLVLSFSAQHLRMPKADGLPYRKGQGK; encoded by the coding sequence ATGAGCACCGCGACCCTCACCAAGCCGCAGGCGAAGCGGCCCGGCCGGAGCGGCCGCCGGCTCTCGCTGCCGGTGCTCCTGCTGGTCATCGCCGGCGTGCTGGTCCTCACCTCCGCCGTCCGGCTGATCACCGGTGCGGACGGCATCACCTCCACCGGACAGATGTCCACCGCGCTGCGGCTCGCCGTCCCGATCGGGCTCGCCGGCCTCGGCGGCCTGTGGGCGGAGCGCGCGGGCGTGGTCAACATCGGCCTCGAGGGCATGCTGATCCTCGGCACCTGGTTCGGCGCCTGGGCCGGCTACCAGTGGGGCCCCTGGACCGGCGTCGCCTTCGGCATCATCGGCGGCGTCCTCGGCGGCATCCTGCACGCCGTCGCCACCGTCACCTTCAACGTGAACCACATCGTCTCCGGTGTGGCGATCAACATCCTGGCGCTGGGCACCACCCGCTATCTGTCGAAGTTCACCTTCGAGGGCGTCCCGCAGGGCTCCTCCAAGCAGTCCCCGCCGATCGACTCGCTGGGCACCTTCGACATCCCCGGGCTCTCCAGCGGCCTGAACACGCTCAACGGCAAGCACTGGTTCCTGGTCTCCGACCTCGCCGGTCTCGTCGGCGGTCTGATCACCGACCTGTCGCCGCTCACCGTGATCGCCGTCGCCCTCGTCCCGCTGTCCTGGTGGGTGCTGTGGCGGACCGCCTTCGGGCTGCGGCTGCGCTCCTGCGGCGAGAACCCGGTGGCCGCCGAGTCCCTCGGCGTCAACGTCTACAAGTACAAGTACCTCGCCGTGCTGATCTCCGGCGGCTTCGCCGGCCTCGGCGGCGCGTTCCTGTCGATCGTGGCGTCCAACGTGTACCTGGACGGCCAGACCGCCGGGCGCGGCTACATCGGTCTCGCCGCGATGATCTTCGGCAACTGGATGCCGGGCGGCCTCGCCCTCGGCGCGGGCCTGTTCGGCTACACCGACAGCCTCAACCTGCGCGGCGGCACCACCAACGTGCACGCGCTGATCCTGCTCCTCGCCATCCTGCTGGTGTTCGGGGCGGCGTACCTGGTGTGGCGCAAGCGGCACGTGCCGGCCGCGGCCACCGCGGTCGTCGCCGTACTGATGTTCCTCTGGTACGTCTCCACGGACGACGTCCCGCGCCAGGTCGTCACCGCCACCCCGTACGTCGTCACGCTGCTCGTCCTCTCGTTCTCCGCGCAGCACCTGCGGATGCCGAAGGCGGACGGTCTGCCCTACCGCAAGGGGCAGGGCAAGTGA
- a CDS encoding ABC transporter permease, translated as MKKFDKERVLLAVAGPVIALVLAIALTSVVLLASDRNPFEPYRLMLQQASYSDVQVLIVNQASMYYIAAIAVALGFRMNLFNIGVDGQYRLAVVMTAVVGANVALPNFLQIPLLLLVAMGTGALWAGIAGALKVTRGVSEVVATIMLNSIATAVIGYVTLAHVWGVQLGNNMTTGVMRKSGWIPGIDLGADVGEIYGLVFLAILLGVAYWLVLNRTRFGFDLRATGESETAAAASGVNAKRMVFVSMVISGAVAGLAGLPLLLGDTHTYSLSFPAGLGFTAIGIALLGRNHPGGIALAALLWALLDKASPALDYATPVAYEKEIATIMQGLIVFAVVISYEAVRQWGLRRQQKRVGAELAAAALKTSDQKEAAAR; from the coding sequence ATGAAGAAGTTCGACAAGGAGCGGGTGCTCCTGGCAGTGGCCGGACCGGTCATCGCGCTCGTCCTGGCGATCGCGCTGACCTCCGTCGTCCTGCTCGCCTCGGACCGCAATCCGTTCGAGCCCTACAGGCTGATGCTCCAGCAGGCGTCGTACTCCGACGTGCAGGTGCTGATCGTCAACCAGGCGTCGATGTACTACATCGCCGCGATCGCGGTCGCCCTCGGCTTCCGCATGAACCTGTTCAACATCGGCGTCGACGGCCAGTACCGCCTCGCGGTCGTGATGACCGCCGTGGTCGGCGCCAACGTCGCGCTGCCGAACTTCCTGCAGATCCCCCTGCTGCTGCTGGTCGCCATGGGCACCGGCGCGCTGTGGGCGGGCATCGCGGGAGCGCTGAAGGTGACCCGGGGGGTCAGCGAGGTCGTCGCGACGATCATGCTGAACTCCATCGCCACCGCCGTCATCGGCTACGTCACCCTCGCGCACGTCTGGGGCGTCCAGCTCGGCAACAACATGACGACCGGCGTGATGCGCAAGTCCGGCTGGATCCCGGGCATCGACCTCGGCGCGGACGTCGGCGAGATCTACGGCCTGGTCTTCCTCGCCATCCTGCTGGGCGTCGCCTACTGGCTCGTCCTCAACCGCACCCGCTTCGGTTTCGACCTGCGCGCCACCGGCGAGTCCGAGACCGCCGCCGCGGCCTCCGGCGTCAACGCCAAGCGCATGGTGTTCGTCTCCATGGTGATCTCCGGCGCGGTGGCGGGCCTGGCCGGGCTGCCGCTGCTGCTCGGCGACACCCACACCTACAGCCTCAGCTTCCCCGCCGGTCTCGGCTTCACCGCCATCGGCATCGCCCTGCTGGGCCGCAACCACCCCGGCGGCATCGCGCTCGCCGCGCTGCTGTGGGCCCTGCTGGACAAGGCCTCGCCCGCCCTCGACTACGCGACCCCGGTGGCGTACGAGAAGGAGATCGCGACGATCATGCAGGGCCTGATCGTCTTCGCGGTCGTCATCTCCTACGAGGCCGTACGGCAGTGGGGGCTGCGCCGCCAGCAGAAGCGGGTCGGCGCGGAACTCGCCGCGGCCGCACTGAAGACTTCCGACCAGAAGGAGGCGGCGGCCCGATGA
- a CDS encoding thymidine phosphorylase has translation MSMDAVSVIRAKRDGGELSTAQIDWVIDAYTRGEVADYQMAALNMAILLNGMERHEIARWTAAMIASGERMDFSSLSRPTADKHSTGGVGDKITLPLAPLVAACGAAVPQLSGRGLGHTGGTLDKLESIPGWRAQLSNEEVLSVLDRVGAVICAAGDGLAPADKKLYALRDVTGTVESIPLIASSIMSKKIAEGTDSLVLDVKAGSGAFMKTVDDARELARTMVGLGADHGVKTVALLTDMSTPLGLTAGNALEVRESVEVLAGGGPADVVELTLALAREMLDAAGLPDADPAKALADGSAMDVWRRMISAQGGDPDAPLPTSREQHVVTAASSGVLARLDAYDIGVAAWRLGAGRARKEDPVQAAAGVELHAKPGDRVTEGQPLLTLHTDTPERFEYALESLAHACDIATQGAEFNPTPVVLERIA, from the coding sequence ATGTCGATGGATGCCGTCTCCGTCATCCGCGCCAAGCGGGACGGCGGTGAGCTCAGCACCGCGCAGATCGACTGGGTGATCGACGCGTACACGCGCGGCGAGGTCGCCGACTACCAGATGGCCGCCCTCAACATGGCGATCCTGCTCAACGGCATGGAACGGCACGAGATCGCCCGCTGGACCGCCGCGATGATCGCCTCCGGCGAGCGCATGGACTTCTCCTCGCTCTCCCGCCCCACCGCTGACAAGCACTCCACGGGCGGCGTCGGCGACAAGATCACGCTGCCGCTGGCCCCCCTGGTGGCCGCGTGCGGGGCGGCCGTGCCGCAGCTCTCCGGGCGGGGCCTCGGCCACACCGGCGGCACGCTGGACAAGCTGGAGTCGATCCCCGGCTGGCGGGCGCAGCTCTCCAACGAGGAGGTGCTGTCGGTACTCGACCGCGTCGGCGCGGTGATCTGCGCGGCCGGTGACGGGCTCGCCCCCGCCGACAAGAAGCTGTACGCGCTGCGGGACGTGACCGGCACGGTCGAGTCGATCCCGCTGATCGCCTCCTCGATCATGTCGAAGAAGATCGCCGAGGGGACGGACTCGCTGGTGCTGGATGTGAAGGCGGGCAGCGGCGCCTTCATGAAGACGGTGGACGACGCGCGCGAACTGGCCCGCACGATGGTGGGCCTGGGCGCGGACCACGGCGTGAAGACGGTGGCCCTCCTCACGGACATGTCCACCCCGCTCGGCCTGACCGCCGGCAACGCGCTGGAGGTCCGCGAGTCGGTGGAGGTCCTCGCGGGCGGCGGCCCGGCTGACGTCGTCGAACTGACGCTCGCCCTGGCCCGGGAGATGCTCGACGCGGCCGGACTGCCCGACGCCGACCCGGCCAAGGCGCTGGCCGACGGCTCCGCGATGGACGTCTGGCGCCGCATGATCAGCGCGCAGGGCGGCGATCCCGACGCGCCCCTTCCGACGTCCCGGGAGCAGCACGTGGTCACGGCCGCGTCCTCGGGCGTGCTCGCCCGCCTCGACGCGTACGACATCGGCGTCGCCGCATGGCGGCTCGGCGCGGGCCGCGCCCGCAAGGAGGACCCGGTGCAGGCGGCGGCCGGCGTGGAACTCCACGCCAAGCCCGGAGACCGCGTGACCGAGGGCCAGCCCCTCCTCACCCTCCACACCGACACCCCCGAACGCTTCGAGTACGCCCTGGAGTCCCTCGCCCACGCCTGCGACATCGCCACCCAGGGCGCGGAGTTCAACCCGACGCCGGTGGTACTGGAGCGCATCGCCTGA
- a CDS encoding BMP family protein, translating into MRRVSRIAVASVATATLAVTASACGSSSSESAGSGDKSKGVALAYDVGGKGDQSFNDAATSGMEKAATDFSTGSKAIEPQDGESDADKVQRLEQLAKEGYNPVIGVGFAYAPAVKEAAKKYPKVTFGIVDDNTIKADNVADLVFHEEQSSYLAGVTAAKTTKSNVVGFIGGVDVPLIHKFEAGFEQGVKDTNPKVKVKSQYLTETAAEGGFSSPDKGQSAAEGQIDAGADVVYHAAGLSGQGVIKAAAAHKVWAIGVDSDQYNQSALAKYKKYILTSALKNVQGAVYDLAKSVIKDKKPQKGEIRGSLDNGGVGLADSNPVFKNDKDLQAALDKAEKGIKDGSIKVNES; encoded by the coding sequence ATGCGCCGGGTGTCCCGTATCGCCGTCGCGTCTGTCGCGACCGCAACCCTCGCCGTCACGGCGTCCGCCTGCGGCAGTTCGTCCAGCGAGTCCGCCGGCAGCGGCGACAAGAGCAAGGGCGTCGCCCTCGCGTACGACGTCGGCGGCAAGGGCGACCAGTCCTTCAACGACGCCGCCACCTCCGGCATGGAGAAGGCCGCCACGGACTTCAGCACCGGCTCCAAGGCCATCGAGCCCCAGGACGGCGAGTCCGACGCGGACAAGGTCCAGCGTCTGGAGCAGCTCGCCAAGGAGGGCTACAACCCGGTGATCGGCGTCGGCTTCGCCTACGCCCCCGCCGTCAAGGAAGCCGCCAAGAAGTACCCCAAGGTGACGTTCGGCATCGTCGACGACAACACCATCAAGGCGGACAACGTCGCCGACCTGGTCTTCCACGAGGAGCAGTCCTCCTACCTCGCCGGTGTCACCGCCGCGAAGACCACCAAGTCGAACGTGGTCGGTTTCATCGGTGGTGTGGACGTGCCGCTCATCCACAAGTTCGAGGCCGGCTTCGAGCAGGGCGTCAAGGACACCAACCCCAAGGTCAAGGTCAAGTCGCAGTACCTGACGGAGACCGCGGCCGAGGGCGGCTTCTCCAGCCCCGACAAGGGGCAGAGCGCCGCCGAGGGGCAGATCGACGCCGGTGCGGACGTCGTCTACCACGCGGCCGGCCTCTCCGGCCAGGGCGTCATCAAGGCCGCCGCCGCGCACAAGGTGTGGGCGATCGGTGTCGACTCCGACCAGTACAACCAGTCGGCGCTGGCGAAGTACAAGAAGTACATCCTCACCTCGGCGCTGAAGAACGTGCAGGGTGCGGTCTACGACCTCGCCAAGTCGGTCATCAAGGACAAGAAGCCGCAGAAGGGCGAGATCCGCGGCAGCCTGGACAACGGTGGCGTGGGTCTGGCCGACTCCAACCCGGTCTTCAAGAACGACAAGGACCTGCAGGCCGCCCTCGACAAGGCCGAGAAGGGCATCAAGGACGGTTCGATCAAGGTCAACGAGTCCTGA
- a CDS encoding sigma-70 family RNA polymerase sigma factor: MNDGTAIAQDPAQPPPEPLDAQLERHRVELTGYCYRMLGSSFEAEDAVQDTMVRAWRSHDRFEGRSSLRSWLYRIATNVCLDMLNAGNKRARPMDLTESTPLARAALAPRPDHTWLEPVPDARVLPAVSDPAEAAVAKESVRLAFMAALQQLPPKQRAVLILREVLAWRASEVAELLGTSVASVNSALQRARATLAERPAGEGADAAVSDPLDEEQRGLLERYVAAFEGYDMTALTALLAEDATMTMPPFDLWLRGPADITGFMTTLGAACAGSHLVPVEVNGLPGFAQYKPDPEAGGFTAWAVQALEISPADSGPGASGGRITGFHCFLDTQRWFPLFGLPLHLEGKPEKGEQRP, translated from the coding sequence ATGAACGACGGCACGGCAATCGCACAGGACCCGGCACAGCCACCGCCGGAACCGCTGGACGCGCAGCTCGAACGCCACCGCGTCGAGCTCACCGGCTACTGCTACCGCATGCTCGGCTCCTCCTTCGAGGCGGAGGACGCCGTCCAGGACACCATGGTCCGCGCCTGGCGCAGCCACGACCGATTCGAGGGCCGCTCCAGCCTCCGCTCCTGGCTCTACCGCATCGCGACCAACGTCTGCCTGGACATGCTGAACGCCGGCAACAAACGGGCCCGCCCGATGGACCTCACCGAGTCCACCCCGCTCGCCCGCGCCGCCCTGGCGCCCCGCCCGGACCACACGTGGCTGGAGCCGGTGCCGGACGCCCGGGTTCTGCCTGCCGTCAGCGACCCGGCGGAGGCGGCCGTGGCCAAGGAATCCGTACGGCTCGCCTTCATGGCCGCGCTGCAGCAACTGCCGCCCAAGCAGCGGGCGGTGCTGATCCTGCGTGAGGTGCTCGCCTGGCGGGCGAGCGAGGTCGCCGAACTCCTCGGCACGTCGGTCGCGTCGGTGAACAGCGCGCTCCAGCGGGCCCGGGCCACGCTCGCCGAGCGGCCGGCGGGTGAGGGCGCCGATGCCGCCGTCTCCGACCCGCTGGACGAGGAGCAGCGGGGGCTCCTCGAGCGGTACGTCGCCGCGTTCGAGGGCTACGACATGACCGCGCTGACCGCCCTGCTGGCGGAGGACGCGACCATGACGATGCCGCCGTTCGACCTGTGGCTGCGCGGCCCGGCGGACATCACCGGCTTCATGACGACGCTCGGCGCGGCCTGCGCCGGCTCGCACCTGGTCCCGGTCGAGGTCAACGGGCTGCCCGGGTTCGCCCAGTACAAGCCGGACCCGGAGGCGGGCGGGTTCACGGCGTGGGCGGTACAGGCGCTGGAGATATCCCCGGCGGACTCAGGGCCGGGGGCGTCGGGCGGGCGGATCACCGGGTTCCACTGCTTCCTCGACACGCAGCGGTGGTTCCCGCTGTTCGGGCTCCCCCTCCACCTCGAGGGGAAGCCGGAGAAGGGCGAGCAGCGCCCGTAG
- a CDS encoding BMP family protein translates to MAVAVVALAAAGCGKSSSEADSADNGSDKGSSGGYSGKGIGLAYDIGGKGDQSFNDAAYAGFAKAEKEFKIGGRDIEPQDGESDADKIQRLTTLAKAGYNPIIGVGYSYAPAVKEVAAKYPKVTFGMIDDETIKAKNVVDLVFSAEQSSYLAGVAAAKASKKDHIGFIGGVDIPLIHSFEAGFDQGAKSVDPKIRIESQYLTETAAEGGFSSPDKGQSAADGQLDAGADVIYHAAGLSGQGVIKSAAAHKAWAIGVDSDQYKQSALAKDKDFILGSALKNVGGAVYELVKSVHAGKPLSGVVVGDLKSGGVGFADSNPKYRAMKDVVAAVEKAKQDVIAGKVTVATK, encoded by the coding sequence GTGGCCGTCGCCGTCGTCGCCCTCGCGGCCGCCGGGTGCGGCAAGTCCAGCAGCGAGGCCGACAGCGCCGACAACGGCTCGGACAAGGGCTCCTCCGGCGGCTACTCCGGCAAGGGCATCGGCCTCGCGTACGACATCGGCGGCAAGGGCGACCAGTCCTTCAACGACGCCGCGTACGCCGGTTTCGCCAAGGCGGAGAAGGAGTTCAAGATCGGCGGGCGGGACATCGAGCCGCAGGACGGCGAGTCCGACGCCGACAAGATCCAGCGCCTGACCACGCTCGCGAAGGCCGGCTACAACCCGATCATCGGCGTCGGCTACTCCTACGCCCCCGCGGTCAAGGAGGTCGCCGCGAAGTACCCGAAGGTCACCTTCGGAATGATCGACGACGAGACGATCAAGGCGAAGAACGTCGTCGACCTGGTCTTCAGCGCCGAGCAGTCCTCCTACCTCGCCGGTGTCGCGGCGGCCAAGGCCAGCAAGAAGGACCACATCGGTTTCATCGGCGGCGTCGACATCCCGCTCATCCACTCGTTCGAGGCAGGCTTCGACCAGGGCGCCAAGTCCGTCGACCCGAAGATCAGGATCGAGTCGCAGTATCTGACGGAGACCGCGGCCGAGGGCGGCTTCTCCAGCCCCGACAAGGGCCAGAGCGCGGCGGACGGCCAGCTCGACGCGGGCGCGGACGTGATCTACCACGCGGCCGGCCTCTCCGGGCAGGGCGTGATCAAGTCCGCGGCCGCGCACAAGGCGTGGGCGATCGGCGTCGACTCCGACCAGTACAAGCAGTCGGCGCTGGCGAAGGACAAGGACTTCATCCTCGGCTCCGCGCTGAAGAACGTCGGCGGCGCGGTCTACGAGCTGGTCAAGTCGGTGCACGCGGGCAAGCCGCTGAGCGGTGTCGTCGTCGGCGACCTCAAGTCCGGCGGCGTCGGCTTCGCGGACTCCAACCCGAAGTACCGTGCGATGAAGGACGTCGTCGCGGCGGTCGAGAAGGCGAAGCAGGACGTCATCGCCGGCAAGGTCACGGTGGCGACGAAGTAG
- a CDS encoding ABC transporter ATP-binding protein — protein MVANHDIHLTVRKGTVHALVGENGAGKSTLMKILYGMQKPDEGTIAVDGEQVAFGSPADAIARGIGMVHQHFMLADNLTVLENTVLGSEKLHGIGGGARRKIKEISERYGLGVRPDVLVESLGVADRQRVEILKVLYRGARTLILDEPTAVLVPQEVDALFANLRELKSEGLAVIFISHKLGEVLSVADEITVIRRGTTVGTAVPAKTTPRQLAEMMVGSELPTPETAESTVTDRPVIEVEGLTVYAAGASLGEVGEASDTTAPAASGGTGALLTDTPPGADVRRVLDDVTFTIHAGEVMGIAGVEGNGQTELIDALIGTKGADSGTLRFLGEDITPWPTRRRREHGVGYIPEDRHRQGLLLEAPLWENRILGHVTEKPNAKGFWLDPKGAQADTRRIVEEYDVRTPGIDVTAASLSGGNQQKLIVGREMSHSPKFLIAAHPTRGVDVGAQAQIWDRIREARREGLAVLLISADLDELIGLSDTLRVIYNGRLVADADPATVTPEELGSAMTGAAAGHLEHDESGAAEGATEAAPEDEAR, from the coding sequence GTGGTCGCCAACCACGACATCCACCTCACCGTCCGCAAGGGCACCGTGCACGCCCTCGTCGGCGAGAACGGCGCCGGCAAGTCGACGCTGATGAAGATCCTCTACGGCATGCAGAAGCCGGACGAGGGCACCATCGCGGTCGACGGCGAGCAGGTGGCCTTCGGCAGCCCCGCCGACGCCATCGCCCGCGGCATCGGCATGGTCCACCAGCACTTCATGCTCGCGGACAACCTCACCGTCCTGGAGAACACCGTCCTGGGCAGCGAGAAGCTCCACGGCATCGGCGGCGGCGCCCGCCGGAAGATCAAGGAGATCTCCGAGCGGTACGGGCTGGGCGTGCGCCCCGACGTCCTGGTGGAGAGCCTCGGTGTCGCCGACCGCCAGCGCGTGGAGATCCTCAAGGTCCTCTACCGCGGCGCCCGCACCCTGATCCTGGACGAGCCGACCGCGGTCCTCGTGCCGCAGGAGGTCGACGCGCTCTTCGCCAACCTGCGCGAACTGAAGTCCGAGGGCCTGGCCGTCATCTTCATCTCGCACAAACTGGGCGAGGTCCTCTCCGTCGCCGACGAGATCACCGTGATCAGGCGCGGCACCACCGTCGGCACCGCCGTCCCCGCGAAGACCACCCCCCGCCAGCTCGCCGAGATGATGGTCGGCAGCGAACTGCCCACCCCCGAGACCGCCGAGTCCACGGTCACCGACCGCCCGGTGATCGAGGTCGAGGGCCTTACCGTCTACGCCGCCGGCGCCTCGCTCGGCGAGGTGGGCGAGGCGAGCGACACCACCGCGCCCGCGGCCAGCGGCGGCACCGGCGCCCTGCTCACCGACACGCCCCCCGGGGCCGACGTGCGGCGGGTGCTGGACGACGTGACGTTCACCATCCACGCCGGCGAGGTCATGGGCATCGCCGGGGTCGAGGGCAACGGACAGACCGAGCTGATCGACGCGCTGATCGGCACCAAGGGCGCCGACTCCGGCACCCTGCGCTTCCTGGGCGAGGACATCACCCCCTGGCCCACCCGCAGGCGCCGCGAGCACGGCGTCGGCTACATCCCCGAGGACCGCCACCGCCAGGGCCTGCTCCTGGAGGCCCCCCTCTGGGAGAACCGCATCCTCGGCCACGTCACCGAGAAGCCCAACGCCAAGGGCTTCTGGCTGGACCCCAAGGGTGCCCAGGCCGACACCCGGCGGATCGTCGAGGAGTACGACGTCCGCACCCCCGGCATCGACGTCACCGCCGCCTCGCTCTCCGGCGGCAACCAGCAGAAGCTGATCGTCGGCCGCGAGATGAGCCACTCCCCCAAGTTCCTGATCGCCGCGCATCCCACCCGCGGTGTGGACGTCGGCGCGCAGGCGCAGATCTGGGACCGCATCCGCGAGGCCCGCCGCGAGGGCCTGGCCGTGCTGCTGATCTCCGCCGACCTGGACGAGCTGATCGGTCTGTCGGACACCCTGCGGGTGATCTACAACGGCCGTCTGGTCGCCGACGCCGACCCGGCCACCGTCACCCCCGAAGAACTCGGCTCCGCCATGACCGGCGCGGCCGCCGGGCACCTGGAGCACGACGAATCAGGCGCCGCCGAAGGCGCCACCGAGGCCGCCCCGGAGGACGAGGCCCGATGA